TCCCCTAGAATCCACTCAGGGTTGAAGGAGAAGTTAGTCCAACATTTTAAGAAAACGAATTACGAAATCCCAAGATAGGTACCAGGAATAAAAAATGGTCTACTTTTGTGCTGAGCAACAAATAGAGTAAAACAAGTTTCATACTTCACAGGTTCATAAGTGAGCATCACGTATACTCAATCGGATTAAATACAGTTATGCCAGCGGTAAAGACAGAAAGGCTCACCAAAATTCTGCCATTTCGCTTGTGGGGATCTGTTTTGACAATGACTCATAGAAAATCCTCAGGGGTTCTCTCTGTCAGTAGAAAGCAGCAAAATATAAGGTATAAGTGGCGTTAAATCACTATAGGCATTTCTaaagaaagaaacagagagTAATGGCACGGGCACAGAACCTCTTCAGGAGGATCACATTTCTGACCGGGCAAAGTGTACACTTTCTTCTCTCTTACTTTGGTAGTAgtctttgttgttgtttttgctgatgctgaggttgttttcgACTTAACCTTCACGTTTAGcaaaacttatttaaatttaaCGCAAAGACTTGTCTAAGTTTATCGCACTCAGTGTGAGATGAATACAATTGATACGGAGAAGTCTTCAGATAACAAGGACCAGAATCAACTGAAGACCATATCCATATTGCCCCCAGAAATACCCAATTCATTGCGACTTCTACAGATGGATTTACAAAAACCACATCTATATAAATCCAATCCATCAAAATCATTGCAAACGACCCAGAAACTAACTCCAAAATCCAAATCATCCCATCGACTGCGAATTCAGAACCCACATAACAAAGAAATTCCTAAGCGCTACCTAAATCGCCTAATTGAGGAACTAATCAATAAGAACCATCTCAGCTAGAAAGAACACAAATAAACAACTCCGAAACACAAAAAGCAATGAGATTTCAGATGGGCACCTCAGTTTTTACTACAGTAGTCACAGATTTCTGCTTTGAATCAATAGGCTGTTTGATTGAGCCCTCAACCTTCTTCCTGTTGGCGGCAGAAGAATTCAACTTTCCTTTGGAAGGACCATCTTGCAGGCTCGGCCTCACCTTCACCACACAGCTTTTTGTCTCCGTAGCCattgatatgaaaa
This genomic interval from Juglans microcarpa x Juglans regia isolate MS1-56 chromosome 4D, Jm3101_v1.0, whole genome shotgun sequence contains the following:
- the LOC121261155 gene encoding uncharacterized protein LOC121261155: MATETKSCVVKVRPSLQDGPSKGKLNSSAANRKKVEGSIKQPIDSKQKSVTTVVKTEVKSKTTSASAKTTTKTTTKVREKKVYTLPGQKCDPPEEREPLRIFYESLSKQIPTSEMAEFWMMEHGLLSSERAKRAYEKKQRRQKELRMGTPIKSLKPLSKPESSQKQQQASKNGNLKAKKRIINESDDDDEFILSPKRRKG